The DNA sequence TCAGCAAGGGCTCAAGCTCATAGAGCTTAAACAATTGCTTGGCTTGATCCGTGCAATGCTTAATCGCTAAAGGATTGCTAGGTTCAGGTTTTAAGGCGGTGATGATAGCGGCTATTCCTGCAGAGTCAATCCGCTTTAAATTTACTAGGTCGAGGCAATCGGCTTCACAAGCACTTAACTGCTCCCAATTGGCGGCGACTTGAACCGCCGTCCAATCACCATTGAGTCGTAAAGTTTGCTGGTCAAATTGAATGGTCTGACTCATGAATTGCTCTCGGCAAGGCTAATGTTTTTTTCTTCTAGTAGAGTAATAACCCCATCTATTCCGTTGGCGCGAATCAAACTATCGAATTCGGATTGCTTAGTCGATAGCAAACTGACGCCCTCGGCAACGAGATCATAAGCCAGCCAACGGTCTTCATTTTTCAGCTTTCTAAACTTAAACTCCAACTTGATGGGCGGACGTTCTCCATCAATAAACTGCGCCTTTACGCCAATTTTCGTTCTGCCTTCAATCGACTTTACAGGCTCTATAGTAACTTCTTGCTGTTTGTATTGACTCAAAGCTTGAGTATAAGTGCTTACTAAATACTCTTGAAAAGCATCGACAAATCGTGCGCGTTGTTGTTTATTGGTTTTTTTGATTTGTTTACCCAGCACAACAAAGGCGGCATAACGATAGTCAATATGTGGCATTAATTGCTGACGAACCACATCTTCAATCTGGCTCGCCGCGTCTTCAGCGTCTCTGTCTACTTTGGCTAAGCGACTGAATGTTTGCTCAGCAACATAGCTCATTAAGCGATAGGGATTTTGGTTTATCTCAGTAGTTTCGTCGGCCACGGCTACTGCCACG is a window from the Agarivorans sp. TSD2052 genome containing:
- a CDS encoding STAS domain-containing protein, which translates into the protein MSQTIQFDQQTLRLNGDWTAVQVAANWEQLSACEADCLDLVNLKRIDSAGIAAIITALKPEPSNPLAIKHCTDQAKQLFKLYELEPLLTFEE
- a CDS encoding MlaC/ttg2D family ABC transporter substrate-binding protein, with the protein product MMMRAISGVLVGLLGLFVVAVAVADETTEINQNPYRLMSYVAEQTFSRLAKVDRDAEDAASQIEDVVRQQLMPHIDYRYAAFVVLGKQIKKTNKQQRARFVDAFQEYLVSTYTQALSQYKQQEVTIEPVKSIEGRTKIGVKAQFIDGERPPIKLEFKFRKLKNEDRWLAYDLVAEGVSLLSTKQSEFDSLIRANGIDGVITLLEEKNISLAESNS